Proteins from one Bactrocera neohumeralis isolate Rockhampton chromosome 3, APGP_CSIRO_Bneo_wtdbg2-racon-allhic-juicebox.fasta_v2, whole genome shotgun sequence genomic window:
- the LOC126752224 gene encoding guanine nucleotide-binding protein subunit beta-like protein, whose translation MSETLQLRGTLVGHTGWVTQIATNPKDPDTIISASRDKTLIVWKLTRDEDTNYGFPQKRLYGHSHFISDVVLSSDGNYALSGSWDKTLRLWDLAAGKTTRRFEDHTKDVLSVAFSADNRQIVSGSRDKTIKLWNTLAECKFTIQEDGHSDWVSCVRFSPNHSNPIIVSCGWDRTVKVWNLANCKLKNNHHGHNGYLNTVTVSPDGSLCTSGGKDSKALLWDLNDGKNLYTLEHNDIINALCFSPNRYWLCVAYGPSIKIWDLACKKTVEELRPEVVSTSSKADPPQCLSLAWSTDGQTLFAGYSDKTIRVWQVSVSAH comes from the exons ATGAGTGAAACTCTGCAATTGCGCGGTACCCTTGTTGGCCACACCGGCTGGGTAACACAAATCGCCACCAACCCAAAGGATCCCGACACCATCATCTCGGCTTCTCGTG ATAAGACCCTTATCGTCTGGAAATTGACCCGCGATGAGGACACCAACTACGGTTTCCCACAAAAGCGTTTGTACGGACACTCGCACTTCATCAGCGATGTTGTGCTCTCATCCGATGGTAACTACGCTCTGTCTGGCTCATGGGACAAGACTTTGCGTTTGTGGGATTTGGCTGCTGGCAAGACCACCCGTCGTTTTGAAGATCACACCAAG GATGTGCTCTCCGTAGCTTTCTCCGCTGACAATCGTCAAATTGTCTCCGGCTCTCGGGACAAGACCATCAAGTTGTGGAACACTTTGGCCGAGTGCAAGTTCACCATCCAGGAAGATGGTCACAGCGATTGGGTATCTTGCGTACGTTTCTCGCCAAACCACTCCAACCCAATCATCGTGTCTTGCGGTTGGGATCGCACCGTCAAAGTCTGGAACTTGGCTAACTGCAAGTTGAAGAACAACCACCACGGCCACAATGGCTACTTGAACACCGTAACTGTCTCACCCGACGGTTCGCTCTGCACCTCCGGTGGCAAGGACTCCAAGGCCTTGTTGTGGGATCTTAATGACGGCAAGAACTTGTATACTTTGGAACACAATGACATCATCAATGCTTTGTGCTTCTCACCCAACCGTTACTGGTTGTGCGTCGCCTATGGTCCATCCATCAAGATCTGGGATTTGGCATGCAAGAAGACCGTTGAGGAGCTCCGCCCCGAAGTTGTGTCGACCAGCTCCAAGGCCGATCCACCACAATGTTTGTCGTTGGCTTGGTCCACTGACGGCCAGACTTTGTTCGCTGGCTACTCTGACAAGACCATTCGCGTATGGCAAGTATCCGTCTCTGCTCATTAA
- the LOC126752214 gene encoding large neutral amino acids transporter small subunit 1: protein MTERYANGVTTSLVHNSPPVASNGSTAATDAAATLNGHGNGNAAMPESDDGDKIVLKRKLTLMNGVAIIVGTIIGSGIFIAPTGVFNYTESVGSSLLIWAACGTLSTIGALCYAELGTSITRSGGDYAYLLVAFGPLVGFLRLWIALLIIRPTTQTIVALTFAQYAAKPFFEDCSPPESAVKILAAICLCLLTAINCLSVKWSMKVQDIFTAGKLLALIMIILAGLYYLALGRFENFENAWEGNYDAGNIGFAFYSGLFAFGGWNYLNFVTEELQDPYKNLPRAIWIAMPLVTGIYVLVNLAYFVVVSKTEMLSSLAVAVTFGNRVFGPLAFMVPIFVALSTFGGVNGVLFTSARLFATGAQEGHLPKFFTLFHIKQQTPIPSLIFSCIMSLLTLLTANVYVLINYFSAMLWLSVVASIAGMLWMRHTKPNIPRPIRVHLALPIIFIICCLTLVLLPSFKDPMNLIIGIGITVAGIPFYYLCIARKNKPACYGRLSRGMVNFCRAMFNTELIESRESDEK, encoded by the exons ATGACAGAACGTTATGCCAATGGTGTTACCACAAGTTTAGTGCATAATTCGCCACCTGTTGCAAGCAATGGTAGCACAGCCGCCACCGACGCTGCTGCCACGCTTAACGGCCATGGAAATGGCAATGCGGCCATGCCTGAATCTGACGACGGCGATAAAATCGTATTGAAACGCAAACTGACGCTAATGAACGGTGTGGCTATCATTGTGGGCACTATTATCGGTTCCGGAATATTTATAGCACCAACAGGTGTCTTCAACTATACAGA ATCGGTGGGCTCGTCTCTGCTCATTTGGGCTGCTTGCGGCACACTCTCGACGATCGGCGCACTTTGCTATGCTGAGTTGGGTACGAGCATCACACGTTCGGGTGGCGATTATGCATATTTGTTGGTGGCATTTGGACCGCTAGTCGGCTTTTTGAGATTATGGATAGCTTTGTTGATCATTAGACCAACAACACAG ACAATTGTCGCGTTGACTTTCGCGCAATATGCGGCAAAACCATTTTTCGAAGACTGCTCACCGCCCGAATCGGCTGTAAAGATTTTAGCGGCAATTTGTTTGT GTTTGCTCACTGCCATTAACTGTTTATCCGTGAAATGGTCGATGAAAGTTCAGGACATCTTCACCGCCGGCAAACTGTTGGCATTGATCATGATCATTTTAGCTGGTCTCTACTATCTGGCGTTGGGCCGcttcgaaaatttcgaaaacgcCTGGGAGGGCAATTATGATGCGGGCAATATTGGATTCGCCTTTTACTCGGGTCTTTTTGCATTCGGTGGTTGGAATTATTTGAATTTCGTAACGGAGGAGTTGCAGGATCCGTACAA GAATCTCCCACGCGCCATTTGGATTGCTATGCCCTTAGTCACCGGTATTTATGTGCTTGTGAATCTCGCCTACTTTGTGGTGGTCTCGAAAACGGAAATGCTCAGCTCACTGGCAGTGGCGGTCACGTTCGGTAATCGCGTGTTCGGGCCGCTCGCCTTCATGGTGCCGATATTTGTAGCGCTTAGCACATTTGGTGGCGTTAACGGTGTGCTCTTCACGTCGGCACGTCTCTTTGCGACGGGTGCACAAGAGGGTCATCTACCCAAATTCTTTACACTATTCCACATTAAACAACAAACGCCCATACCATCACTGATATTCTCG TGCATCATGTCGTTATTGACACTACTCACTGCCAATGTTTACGTTTTGATAAATTACTTCAGTGCCATGTTGTGGCTGTCGGTGGTCGCCAGCATAGCGGGCATGCTCTGGATGCGTCACACCaa ACCGAACATTCCGCGACCTATTCGCGTGCACCTGGCACTGCCAATAATCTTCATTATATGCTGCCTGACCCTGGTGCTCTTGCCTAGCTTCAAGGATCCGATGAATCTCATTATTGGTATTGGCATTACCGTAGCTGGTATACCGTTTTATTATCTATGCATAGCGCGTAAGAATAAACCAGCTTGTTATGGTAGACTCTCACGTGGTATGGTGAATTTCTGCAGAGCCATGTTCAATACGGAGCTCATAGAGAGTAGGGAAAGTGACGAGAAGTAA